In a single window of the Cervus elaphus chromosome 1, mCerEla1.1, whole genome shotgun sequence genome:
- the LOC122694911 gene encoding interferon-induced very large GTPase 1-like produces MDTADSTAAETLLRGNRRKDLQQMLREVGLPVKYWLPKLEEHLGVTCAQALQYLEEKDFQELKSQARHAWERKALEKMLNLSCSNTLSELQESQVETIKKKQQQTEQTLQELKELLLEGRQQQEETVSKVEAELRQVMEILKENRLCHNKSLKELMENIQRQLNLMEGTLFHRKNLSDRELVRWASGGLALQGIYKTSNQRGLIEKREELLRVPKDFSLCGAEQGTQTETNEFTSSQEESMFTQMVEKLGFSVTASAKGGGWGYQSESKETRQAHSEQSYFCSVKFTYIPLASCHFPIEQLQLSKAALQELKCIEGVLDQEDPDQLLLRRHRAEAFFQRFGSHANQGPLHLGGIYWWKAISEGFQKEQLAEVKQQVAEALDIYIRGSYGGFDVNIATGVDVSDSHSERTSQNTNFQNLQTKVQLSVAQTGGPPEANGFLQWKFGLMASNQTWYVTDRVLQLVPVWDIILSNHRNDFKDPLQVANCLKDSYTALTSLTAQIQEGEELLTPEKEKELQTVEKEVRAFLENVKSWEVSDPEEQLQQLINFMQMLSQKIKSCDTWINVCLTDMGLQNFLVNTVNFCKKSSIYKSTVIKSQLQHLFYPHIHRMTNFPQFHSIMQWIFQSEPVNITQLSELIKTYKETKNDLMEQKGKCESTETVEEAQRKLTYKVSLSLDCFLNYLQETGQPDTHILLLLIASGAGYHVVDNIFHYLLGYDELGFLLDQMQTAQNKYQELKNICNCRAQAFLVLTGLTATAGSKVVSSEEKTERLALIRHHLGQSLTKEVVHVLTKLGADHDWENLEKALKLLTDGDYEAIISLPQMDKDRKELQSLFNEKKHLHELHDNENNEQDMIENVAFQDLLERLGLKRYYPRKMSTANIQLIHKTSTYNTQPCSERELPFYFLQKLLMLDYGLRYLIIKHEKYTENQVYSSTSNQEKEAFDPYEEFLEDSDNSTNPSDTSITQYIHPMDIQMAILHCADHFARQYILDKLSICQFALPLLIPNPYNAQIEFCLWSLRQIRRSWQQEGKSINEQKDNYMNHRMCHVSVPIVSFIRVGTGFSASKSQIMNCLLSERKHDVFFHRHCKGSSRDCLLMGGVVEVAWFCPRGEEQDRFDKCLTFTNLHGDAKEHEKQLAFLQEVSSIIVVLMSTSDDNKGNRKIVSDMWQSSRPLILLLDDRGKGTVNYSSPKVRIGIRNRNEAELIEELTTAIGHLLKLSNTALSLENCAQVARKQGMLIDEDQRDCKEAKEKAEALMTLLREMGIPQVKENLLPLQGKLWQRWCEKDRELYHLREKGNRSIEQHKSETETEKKMIRQEQLKKTIPLNVLMGSVLEILQNHSETHTKLYFLQWLKVALDKLTAGHLENLNEKKKALVQKEKQEATKSSALKDCQNEIEAISREINDCTLGIEHILTEAGQIYETLEEDSSMKNTLFLSLPHIAADLMISGVPIELMDGDVSYVPLRWVAAVFDKLSEKLGNKRLFVVSVLGLQSSGKSTLLNALFGLQFTVSAGRCTRGAYMQLLKVEETFTAELGFDFVLVVDTEGLRAPELSNKSQNHDNELATFVIGLGNLTLINIMGENPSEMQDILQIVVQAFLRMKQVKISPSCLFVHQNVGEVTAKDKIMDGRRRLEQRLDQMAAIAAEEEQCSDVTCFSDVIKFDANNHVYYFAHLWDGNPPMAPPNPRYSHNVQELKSRILMTAQQESRGSIMKISDVKFRVQDLWRALLNENFIFSFRNTQEVMAMSKLETMYNSWTWKLRSHVRSLQEQLINQIQNGKIQTLETYTLEAPVAETYEAIKQELEKYFNEDPDREVLVQWKGNFGNKLITLKEALILDGQRQAKELISLKKNQEELDNKKSGYEKELLEKSRTLALSLNDTELSEEELHEKFNPLWEKWVDDVSSSLPQATEPTIEVESEDILLDYFKKEKDITSILKNYSREKFEINYDKHVKKHRKYCGLSSMTIDAQDIHFITLTTDDIISKVNETVNKICQQKHDYNPTYFHEILRIIKEGVKSVPTQKRYTFTRRYEIDLSLCLFQRASVKFKEMHKAFKRANDPVNYLQSKKDDFFMSFKISCQGATSVKTFVDFLWKKLTPAVSSTIRKNMALKIAGDIRTTCRAFNENRANLEKHILISLAEEENFDNYWQYLHQPESFFKNYIENHVKRYFSDTGSEKTKTFLQMSLDDIKNVILSAIHASTATDKDTSSTVSRWLDLFCDHLGSTLIFPRKDLISIEHQEIKDIEFIKEAMSEALDPEMKMVEQNCMSRLVEEMIPEIQKMLSEHLCGCWKQCPFCKAICTNTIPTHEGDHSVPFHRPQALGGWVWYQTDHFTIDFCTTSVASDCNFILNDGRKIPYKTYREAGGEYATWSITPDTSTQPYWKWFVCHFRSKLEEKYHKKFINKGEIPDAWKKITKQDVLDDLKKN; encoded by the coding sequence ATGGACACAGCAGATTCAACTGCTGCTGAGACCCTGCTCAGAGGCAATAGGAGGAAAGATCTCCAACAGATGCTGAGAGAAGTAGGACTGCCAGTTAAGTACTGGTTGCCAAAGCTGGAGGAACACCTGGGTGTGACCTGTGCCCAGGCCTTACAATACCTAGAAGAGAAAGACTTCCAGGAGCTGAAATCCCAAGCACGACATGCCTGGGAGAGAAAAGCCCTGGAGAAGATGCTTAACCTGTCATGCTCAAATACTCTTTCAGAGCTACAGGAGTCTCAGGtggaaacaataaagaaaaagcagcagcagacagAACAGACACTGCAGGAGCTGAAAGAGTTGCTGTTAGAAGGGAGGCAGCAACAGGAAGAGACAGTGAGTAAAGTGGAGGCAGAACTGAGGCAGGTAATGGAGATCCTTAAAGAGAACAGGCTGTGCCACAATAAGTCCCTAAAAGAACTCATggaaaacatacagagacaacTAAACCTTATGGAGGGAACACTGTTTCACAGGAAAAACCTCTCAGATAGAGAGCTGGTGAGATGGGCATCTGGAGGACTGGCCCTGCAGGGAATTTACAAAACCAGCAACCAAAGGGGTCTgatagagaagagagaagagctaCTCCGTGTCCCCAAGGATTTCTCACTCTGTGGTGCTGAGCAGGGTACACAGACAGAAACAAACGAATTTACATCTTCTCAAGAAGAATCCATGTTCACCCAGATGGTAGAGAAACTGGGCTTCAGTGTAACTGCCTCAGCAAAGGGTGGAGGTTGGGGATATCAGTCAGAATCCAAGGAAACTAGACAGGCACATTCTGAGCAGTCTTACTTCTGTTCAGTCAAATTCACCTACATCCCACTGGCCTCCTGCCACTTTCCCATTGAGCAACTCCAGCTCTCCAAGGCAGCTCTACAGGAATTGAAATGCATTGAAGGGGttttggatcaggaagacccaGACCAACTTCTCTTGCGAAGGCATAGGGCTGAAGCCTTCTTCCAGAGGTTTGGGTCTCATGCTAACCAGGGCCCTCTGCACTTGGGAGGAATCTACTGGTGGAAAGCAATTTCAGAGGGTTTCCAAAAAGAGCAGCTGGCAGAAGTGAAACAGCAAGTAGCAGAGGCCCTGGATATTTACATAAGGGGCAGTTACGGTGGCTTTGATGTGAACATTGCTACAGGTGTGGATGTGTCAGACTCTCATTCAGAAAGAACTTCTCAGAACACGAACTTCCAAAATCTCCAAACCAAAGTCCAATTGTCTGTGGCCCAGACAGGTGGTCCACCAGAAGCAAATGGCTTTTTACAATGGAAATTTGGCCTAATGGCTAGTAACCAAACCTGGTATGTCACTGACAGGGTACTTCAGTTGGTGCCTGTTTGGGATATTATCCTCTCCAATCACAGAAATGATTTTAAGGATCCTCTTCAGGTAGCCAACTGCCTGAAAGACAGCTACACTGCTCTGACTAGTCTTACTGCCCAGATCCAGGAAGGCGAAGAATTACTGACTcctgagaaggagaaagaattaCAGACTGTTGAGAAAGAGGTTAGGGCTTTTCTAGAAAATGTGAAATCCTGGGAAGTATCTGATCCTGAAGAGCAGCTGCAACAGCTAATAAATTTCATGCAAATGttgagccaaaaaataaaaagctgtgaCACCTGGATTAATGTATGCCTCACAGATATGGGTCTACAGAATTTTTTGGTAAACACAGTGAACTTTTGCAAAAAGTCTTCCATTTATAAAAGTACAGTTATTAAATCTCAGCTGCAACACCTTTTTTATCCTCACATCCACAGAATGACAAACTTTCCTCAGTTTCATTCCATCATGCAGTGGATCTTCCAGTCAGAGCCTGTCAACATCACCCAACTTTCTGAATTAATTAAAACCTATAAAGAAACTAAGAATGACCTTATGGAACAGAAAGGTAAATGTGAGTCCACAGAAACAGTGGAGGAAGCTCAAAGGAAGCTGACTTATAAGGTCAGCTTGTCTCTTGACTGCTTCTTGAATTACCTCCAAGAAACAGGGCAGCCAGACACACACATCTTGTTACTTTTGATAGCATCTGGTGCAGGATATCATGTGGTTGACAATATATTTCATTATCTCCTGGGGTATGATGAGTTAGGCTTCCTATTGGATCAAATGCAAACTGCGCAAAATAAATACCAAGAgctcaaaaatatttgcaactgcAGGGCTCAGGCATTCCTGGTGCTCACAGGTCTGACAGCTACAGCTGGCAGCAAAGTTGTTTcttcagaggaaaaaacagaacGCTTGGCATTGATAAGACATCACCTGGGACAGTCTTTAACTAAAGAAGTTGTACATGTCCTCACCAAACTTGGAGCAGATCATGACTGGGAAAACCTAGAAAAAGCCTTGAAATTACTCACTGATGGGGATTATGAAGCCATCATCAGTTTACCACAAATGGATAAAGATAGAAAAGAACTACAAAGTCTctttaatgaaaagaaacacCTCCATGAACTACATGATAATGAAAATAACGAACAGGATATGATAGAAAATGTAGCCTTCCAAGACTTACTTGAACGTTTAGGTCTCAAACGTTACTACCCAAGAAAAATGAGCACAGCTAACATCCAACTGATCCACAAGACTTCTACGTACAACACCCAGCCCTGCTCTGAAAGAGAACTTCCCTTCTATTTCCTACAAAAGCTATTGATGCTGGATTATGGGCTGAGATACCTGAtcatcaaacatgaaaaatacACAGAGAACCAAGTCTATTCAAGCACTTCAAATCAAGAAAAGGAGGCCTTTGATCCATATGAAGAATTTCTTGAAGACAGTGATAACTCCACTAATCCTTCAGACACAAGTATCACGCAATATATTCACCCAatggatatacagatggcaattCTTCACTGTGCAGATCATTTTGCCAGACAATATATTTTGGACAAACTTTCCATTTGTCAGTTTGCCCTCCCCCTTCTCATACCTAATCCTTACAATGCTCAAATTGAATTCTGTCTCTGGTCTCTCCGTCAAATTCGAAGGAGCTGGCAGCAAGAAGGGAAATCAATAAATGAGCAGAAGGACAATTACATGAATCACCGGATGTGTCATGTTTCTGTCCCCATTGTGTCCTTTATTAGAGTTGGAACTGGTTTCTCTGCCTCCAaatctcagatcatgaactgtcTTCTCAGTGAACGCAAACATGATGTCTTTTTTCACCGACACTGCAAAGGCAGCAGCAGAGACTGTCTCTTGATGGGAGGAGTGGTGGAGGTCGCCTGGTTCTGTCCTCGGGGGGAAGAGCAGGACAGATTTGACAAGTGCTTGACCTTTACCAATCTTCATGGAGATGCAAAGGAACATGAGAAGCAGCTCGCCTTTTTGCAGGAAGTCTCTTCCATAATTGTGGTCCTCATGTCAACTTCTGATGACAATAAAGGAAACCGAAAAATAGTCAGTGACATGTGGCAGTCATCACGACCTTTAATCTTGTTGCTAGATGATAGAGGAAAAGGCACAGTCAATTATTCTAGCCCAAAAGTGAGAATTGGGATCAGGAACCGAAATGAGGCAGAATTAATAGAGGAGCTCACAACTGCAATCGGACATTTGCTGAAGCTCTCTAACACTGCACTCAGCTTGGAGAACTGTGCCCAAGTTGCGCGCAAGCAAGGAATGCTTATTGATGAAGACCAGAGAGATTGCAAGGAAgccaaagaaaaggcagaggctctAATGACCCTACTGAGAGAAATGGGAATACCTCAGGTCAAGGAAAACTTACTACCTCTTCAGGGAAAACTGTGGCAACGTTGGTGTGAAAAGGACAGAGAACTCTATCATCTGCGAGAAAAGGGAAATCGCAGCATTGAACAACACAAAAGTGAgactgagacagaaaaaaaaatgataagacaGGAACAGTTGAAAAAAACCATTCCTCTCAATGTTTTAATGGGTTcggtccttgaaattctccaaaaTCATTCAGAAACTCACACCAAACTCTACTTCCTCCAATGGCTGAAAGTAGCTTTGGACAAGCTGACTGCAGGACACTTGGAAAatctaaatgagaagaaaaaggcattggttcaaaaggaaaagcaagaggcCACAAAGAGTAGTGCTCTGAAAGACTGTCAGAATGAGATAGAAGCTATTTCCAGAGAGATTAATGACTGTACCTTAGGAATTGAGCACATTCTCACAGAAGCTGGCCAGATCTATGAAACTCTGGAAGAAGATTCATCCATGAAAAATACCctatttctctcccttccccacattGCTGCAGATCTGATGATATCTGGTGTTCCCATTGAGCTGATGGATGGGGATGTTTCATATGTGCCCCTGAGGTGGGTGGCAGCTGTTTTTGACAAGCTCTCTGAGAAACTTGGGAACAAGCGGCTCTTTGTTGTCTCTGTCCTTGGCCTGCAGAGTTCAGGGAAGTCCACCCTGCTGAATGCCCTTTTTGGGCTGCAGTTCACTGTCAGTGCTGGGAGGTGTACTCGGGGGGCTTACATGCAGCTTCTGAAAGTGGAGGAGACATTCACAGCTGAACTTGGCTTTGACTTTGTGCTtgttgtggacacagagggactTCGAGCCCCAGAACTCAGCAACAAGTCCCAGAATCATGACAATGAGTTGGCAACCTTTGTCATCGGACTTGGAAACTTGACTCTGATCAATATTATGGGGGAAAATCCATCAGAAATGCAAGATATTCTGCAAATAGTTGTCCAAGCTTTTCTGAGGATGAAACAAGTAAAAATCTCTCCCAGTTGCCTCTTTGTCCATCAGAATGTGGGGGAAGTTACAGCTAAAGACAAAATTATGGACGGAAGAAGGCGGCTAGAGCAGAGATTGGACCAAATGGCAGCAATAGCAGCTGAAGAAGAGCAGTGCTCCGATGTAACCTGCTTTAGTGATGTCATTAAGTTTGATGCCAATAACCACGTCTACTACTTTGCTCACCTCTGGGATGGCAATCCCCCAATGGCCCCTCCCAATCCTCGCTACAGCCACAATGTTCAGGAACTAAAAAGCAGAATTCTTATGACTGCCCAACAGGAATCTAGGGGAAGCATCATGAAAATATCAGATGTAAAATTCCGAGTTCAAGATTTGTGGAGAGCCCTACTGAATGAGAACTTTATTTTCAGCTTCAGGAACACTCAAGAAGTCATGGCCATGAGCAAACTGGAAACCATGTATAACTCCTGGACATGGAAGCTGAGGAGTCATGTGCGGAGCTTACAGGAGCAGCTGATCAACCAGATTCAGAATGGAAAAATCCAGACACTTGAAACATATACCCTGGAGGCTCCAGTTGCAGAGACCTATGAAGCCATCAAGCaagaacttgaaaaatattttaatgaagacCCAGATAGGGAAGTGCTGGTTCAGTGGAAaggaaattttggaaataaaCTAATAACCCTTAAAGAGGCACTAATTTTAGACGGCCAAAGACAAGCCAAAGAacttattagtttaaaaaaaaatcaagaggaaCTGGATAACAAAAAGTCAGGTTATGAAAAGGAATTATTAGAAAAAAGCCGGACTTTGGCTTTATCACTAAATGACACAGAATTGAGTGAGGAAGAGCTCCATGAGAAATTCAACCCACTTTGGGAAAAATGGGTCGATGATGTGTCCTCAAGTCTCCCTCAAGCCACAGAGCCTACAATTGAAGTGGAATCTGAAGACATCCTTTTGGAttatttcaaaaaggaaaaagatatcaCAAGCATACTGAAGAACTATTCTAGAGAAAAGTTTGAAATCAACTATGACAAACATGTTAAGAAGCACAGGAAATATTGCGGGCTCTCTTCAATGACAATAGATGCCCAGGATATACACTTCATAACTCTGACTACTGATGACATTATTTCAAAAGTTAATGAAACTGTTAACAAAATATGTCAGCAAAAGCATGATTACAATCCAACTTATTTCCATGAAATCCTGAGAATAATAAAAGAGGGGGTGAAGTCTGTACCCACTCAGAAAAGATACACATTTACAAGAAGGTATGAAATAGACTTATCATTGTGTTTATTCCAAAGAGCATCAGTGAAGTTTAAGGAGATGCACAAGGCATTCAAGAGGGCAAATGATCCTGTAAACTATCTGCAAAGCAAGAAAGATGATTTCTTCATGAGCTTTAAGATCTCTTGTCAAGGAGCAACTTCAGTTAAAacatttgttgattttctctgGAAGAAACTCACACCTGCTGTCTCCAGCACCATAAGGAAAAACATGGCCCTCAAAATTGCTGGGGACATTCGAACCACCTGCCGGGCATTCAATGAAAACAGAGCTAACCTGGAGAAACACATTCTCATCTCTCTGGCAGAAGAGGAAAATTTTGATAACTACTGGCAGTACCTTCATCAGCCAGAATCATTTTTTAAGAATTACATTGAAAACCatgttaaaagatatttttctgacACAGGAAGTGAAAAAACAAAGACTTTTCTACAAATGAGTTTAGATGACATCAAGAATGTCATCCTCTCAGCTATACATGCATCTACAGCAACAGATAAAGATACAAGCAGCACAGTGTCTCGGTGGCTAGATTTGTTCTGTGATCACCTGGGGAGTACCTTGATCTTTCCACGAAAAGACTTGATAAGCATTGAACACCAGGAGATAAAAGATATTGAGTTTATCAAAGAGGCCATGAGTGAAGCTTTGGATCCTGAAATGAAGATGGTAGAACAGAACTGTATGTCTAGACTTGTTGAAGAAATGATTCCTGAAATCCAGAAAATGCTCTCTGAACATCTCTGTGGCTGCTGGAAACAGTGTCCCTTCTGTAAAGCAATTTGTACAAACACAATCCCTACCCATGAAGGAGACCACAGTGTTCCCTTCCACCGTCCACAGGCTCTTGGTGGATGGGTGTGGTATCAAACAGACCATTTTACCATTGATTTCTGTACTACTTCAGTAGCAAGtgattgtaattttattttgaatgatgGCAGGAAAATCCCATATAAGACCTATCGAGAAGCAGGAGGGGAATATGCCACATGGAGCATCACCCCAGACACATCCACCCAGCCATACTGGAAATGGTTTGTCTGTCACTTCAGATCAAAGctagaagaaaaatatcacaaaaagTTTATCAATAAAGGTGAAATTCCTGATGCCTGGAAGAAAATCACAAAGCAGGATGTGCTTgatgacttgaaaaaaaattaa